The Nostoc sp. NIES-3756 DNA window CGAAACAGGTATTAAATGAGGTGTCACGAGTACTTTCTCCCGGTGGGAACTTCTATTTAGTTGATTTTACGTTTACGAGTAATAAAGAATCACCAATCTTGTCAATTGCTTCTGGGTCAGTCAAATTTTATAGCCCCCATCAACGCGCGATTCTAGGTACATCTGCGGGGCTATTATGTATGAATCATTATTATTTATTAGGGCCTGTTTTGCTAACTATTTTTAGTAAACCAATTTAGAAATTGATATTAACGCAACAACACCCAAACATCTACTAGTTGTTTTGATTTCCTCTCTTAGTTTCATGCTACTTGGGGATATAATCATCACTTACTATCACATTATAAGCAATAGAAATATGTTATAGCGCCCCCATTTTAGGATATTTGAGGAAATATCAACTTTCGCGTTGGGTGTTGTCGGTTGTAAACGAGACAGACATGAAATTAAACAGCGTTTTTACCTCTTTCTCTTGTTTTACACACTAGCTGTTACATCTGCCAGGGAAGCTTTTTCTTTAGCTTCAATTATTAGATTAACACTCAAGAAATTAGTTGGAAATTAGTTGCAAATAAACTTTACTTTCTTAAGTCATATTTTTTTACTTCAACCTGCTATCTATCTAGATAAATTGAAGGTAAACATGTAGTAGTAAATTCCTATCTTTTGGAGTAATTACTTTAGTATTTTTTAAGTTTTGCAAAGTAGGAAAGAGAGACTATAAGACTTACGACCAAGGTTGTCTGTTGAGATTGGGTGTAAGGATGTAAGGGTTTTGAAAACCTCAACCCCTAGTTATCACCTATTTCGCCCGGAATTGAGTATTATTTAAAGGGTGTAAAGAAATGTAAAGTAGATAATGCAAAACAAAGTTGTCGTTATTGTCGGGGCGAGTGGTGGTATTGGTTCTGCTTTGGCTTTCAAGTTAGCGGCTGTCGGGGCTAAGTTAGTATTAGCGGCGAGAGATAGCAGTCGTTTAGAGGCTTTGGCGCAAGAGTTATCAGGGGAAGTTTTAACAATTCCTACAGATATTACTGACGCGCAGCAGGTGGAAACGTTAATTCAGAAGACTGTGGCAGAGTTTGGACAAATTGATGTGTTGGTAAATGCTGCTGGTGTCGGTGTTCTCAAGCCTTATAACAGTATAGAAACAGCCGATTTGGACAAAATGTTGGATGTCAACTTAAAAGGCAGTTTCTACACTACTCAAGCAGCCGCAGAGGAAATGCAGAAACGCAAGTCTGGGCATATTTGTAATGTAATTGGCATTTTAGGCAAACATTCAATGCCGATGGCTTCCGCTTATTCTGCGTCTAAGTTTGGTGTTGTGGGCTTTAGCAAGTGCTTTGCTGAAGAACTTAAGCGTTTTGGCATTAAATTTACTTTATTTTATTTTGGTGGAGTAGATTCTCCATTTTGGGATAATGTCAGTTTGAAGGTAGACCGTAAAAAAATGCTGAGTACAGAAACTGCCGCTAATGCAATTTTCTTTGCCCTGTCTGCCGAACCGCAAGCTGTGCTACTAGAAATTAACATCCAGCCAGATAGTCATTTATTTTTCTAAAATTAAGGTAGCTGTTATGTGTTTAAATAATTCTTGCTTAGGCGGGAATCGAAAATCTAGCTAAAAAGGCAAAATTTACAGTTAGATAAGCTGTGGTGCTGGATTTTCAATATTTATGAAAATTGATCACGTTCATTTTTATGTCGAAGATGCCAAGGGGTGGCGGGACTGGTTCCTTAACTATCTTGGCTTTACAGCAGTAAGTAGTAGTATTAGTTCTCTACATACCTGTACAGAG harbors:
- a CDS encoding SDR family oxidoreductase; this encodes MQNKVVVIVGASGGIGSALAFKLAAVGAKLVLAARDSSRLEALAQELSGEVLTIPTDITDAQQVETLIQKTVAEFGQIDVLVNAAGVGVLKPYNSIETADLDKMLDVNLKGSFYTTQAAAEEMQKRKSGHICNVIGILGKHSMPMASAYSASKFGVVGFSKCFAEELKRFGIKFTLFYFGGVDSPFWDNVSLKVDRKKMLSTETAANAIFFALSAEPQAVLLEINIQPDSHLFF